A region of the Pseudarthrobacter oxydans genome:
GGGCACCGCCGGTCAGCCAGTCCGCGGGGCCGCCCGGCTGTCCGGCGATCAGGACCAGCACCGGCAGGGCTGGCCGGTTTTTGGCGAAGTAGGCGGGCGGCAGGTAGATGTACGCGTCCCGGGCGCTCATCCCGGACTTTTCCCCCGGGATGAAGGCCTTCCGCAGCTCGCCTTCGGCAGGGACGTCCCCTTGCGGCACCCACCCGCGGAGGGTAGCGCCGTCGGACTGTCCCGGCTGCCGCATCAGCTCCTGCTCCAGCGTCGGGATCCTCGCGAGTGCTGTGCCGAAGAGATCGCTGACCGTCTTGTTGAGGCCAAAATAGGCGTTGATCTGCACTGCCGAAAGTGCCGTCACCAAAAGGGCGGCCACCAACCCGGCCGCACGCCGGCGCCACGTGTTTCGGGGCATCCTCAGGAGGAGGAGGATCAGGGCGGCCACGCCGGGCACCACCCACAGGAGGACGGTATCGGGAATGTTCTCCGGGAAGATCGAGAAGACGTTGATGAGAGCCCAGTGGATGGAAGCCACGAGGGCGAAGGCGGCAGCCGCGGCCGCAATGACTTTCAAGAACCAGCTCCGCCTGGCGACGGCGGACGGGGGCAGCAGCAGGTACGCGGCACCGGCCACCCCAAGGCCGAGGGAAGCCCAATATAGCGGCCCGTCGATGAGCCGGATGTCGAAGAACCAGTCCACGTTGGCTAGCGCCAAGTCCCAATGCCGATGACCGGGCCGGCTTCCAGCCAGGAAGAGAGGCCCGTGTAGGCGTCGAAGTTCATGGCGAGGCGCATGTCCTGGCCTTCGTACCGCAGTTCAACAATGACGACGTCGGGCTGCACCTTGACAGCCTCGGCCTCCGTGGGCGTCCGTCGGCCGAGCAGTTCCAGGGAATGCCGTTTGAACTTGTGCTTTGGCCGCACGCTAAGGGAGAGCAGCCGGAACCATTCAAGGTCGTTGTCCTGATAACGACAAACCCCCATCTGCCAGCTGTTTCCAGCCATGCAAATGGAGGCGTCCACCGTGCCGAGGGCACGCCGCAGATTGAAGCGGCGCACCCCCGAAAGGCACAGTGCAAATATCAGCAATCCAAAAGCGACTGCCAAGGCGATGAACAGACCCGGTGCGTCCATCAAAGTGATGCTAGCGGATCCCAGCGGTAGCCGAGCCGCCCAGCTGGGCGTTGTCAGCAACGATA
Encoded here:
- a CDS encoding alpha/beta hydrolase-fold protein, yielding MDWFFDIRLIDGPLYWASLGLGVAGAAYLLLPPSAVARRSWFLKVIAAAAAAFALVASIHWALINVFSIFPENIPDTVLLWVVPGVAALILLLLRMPRNTWRRRAAGLVAALLVTALSAVQINAYFGLNKTVSDLFGTALARIPTLEQELMRQPGQSDGATLRGWVPQGDVPAEGELRKAFIPGEKSGMSARDAYIYLPPAYFAKNRPALPVLVLIAGQPGGPADWLTGGALGGHMNSFAAAHGGLAPVVVIPDPNGSQSANTMCMDSQIAQADTYLSHDVPAWISSTLAVDTNHSRWAIGGFSFGGTCALQMGTRHPDLFPAVLSFSGEAEPAIAKERQKTIDAAFPGRPEEFERQTPLAIMKEQRFESSGLYLTAGQNDPEFVGYLRTLAAAAREAGFDVRAYEVEQTGHSWDTSSKRLADALEFLAARWGMGQ
- a CDS encoding DUF2550 domain-containing protein — protein: MDAPGLFIALAVAFGLLIFALCLSGVRRFNLRRALGTVDASICMAGNSWQMGVCRYQDNDLEWFRLLSLSVRPKHKFKRHSLELLGRRTPTEAEAVKVQPDVVIVELRYEGQDMRLAMNFDAYTGLSSWLEAGPVIGIGTWR